From a single Pseudomonadota bacterium genomic region:
- a CDS encoding toxin-antitoxin system HicB family antitoxin — protein sequence MAKPTICSGKFLLRVGPDLHARLAAEAKAAGRSLNAHCVRLLSGAAPGDRLAALGLDKALLDALLAAFPVRPIAVVLFGSCARGADTAASDVDLLIVLPPGTRISRDLYRDADRVLDSAACAREPSPHVVALPDDAAEAGSLWLEAAMDGAVLVDEDGRTSALLGRLRDAVAGGDVRRRFVHGHPYWVRD from the coding sequence ATGGCGAAGCCGACCATCTGTTCCGGAAAGTTCCTGCTGCGCGTCGGACCCGATCTGCACGCGCGGCTCGCGGCCGAGGCGAAGGCCGCCGGGCGGTCGCTCAACGCGCACTGCGTGCGGCTCCTGTCCGGCGCAGCGCCGGGCGACAGGCTGGCCGCGCTCGGGCTCGACAAGGCGCTGCTCGACGCGCTGCTCGCCGCGTTCCCGGTCCGGCCGATCGCGGTCGTGCTGTTCGGCTCGTGCGCCCGCGGCGCCGACACCGCGGCGTCCGACGTCGACCTGCTGATCGTGCTGCCGCCGGGCACCCGGATCTCGCGCGACCTGTACCGCGACGCGGATCGGGTGCTCGACTCGGCGGCGTGCGCGCGGGAGCCGAGCCCGCACGTCGTCGCGCTGCCCGACGACGCGGCTGAGGCCGGCAGCCTCTGGCTCGAGGCGGCGATGGACGGCGCGGTGCTCGTCGACGAGGACGGCCGAACGAGCGCCCTGCTCGGCCGGCTGCGCGACGCGGTGGCGGGCGGCGACGTCCGCCGGAGGTTCGTCCACGGCCACCCGTATTGGGTGCGCGACTAG
- a CDS encoding HEPN domain-containing protein, which produces MRNDALVKDYVARAKARLKALAVLEAEGSHADVVRESQEVVELALKALLRAARIEVPRVHDVSPLLVEHAERLPEAARLHLDELVAASRSLRRDRELAFYGSEDLTPSEFYGPADSAEARRLAGRVVEVVASAV; this is translated from the coding sequence ATGCGGAACGACGCGCTGGTGAAGGACTACGTCGCGCGGGCGAAGGCGCGGCTCAAGGCGCTCGCCGTGCTCGAGGCCGAGGGCTCCCACGCGGACGTCGTGCGCGAGTCCCAGGAGGTCGTCGAGCTCGCGCTCAAGGCGCTCCTGCGCGCCGCGCGGATCGAGGTGCCGCGCGTCCACGACGTGAGCCCGCTCCTCGTCGAGCACGCGGAGCGGCTGCCGGAAGCGGCGCGGCTGCACCTCGACGAGCTGGTTGCCGCCTCGCGGAGCCTGCGCCGGGATCGGGAACTCGCGTTCTACGGCAGCGAGGATCTGACGCCGTCCGAGTTCTACGGCCCGGCCGACTCTGCCGAGGCGCGCCGGCTCGCGGGGCGCGTGGTCGAGGTCGTCGCCTCAGCCGTGTGA
- a CDS encoding nitroreductase family protein, with translation MDALQTIIERRSARSFLDKPIPIELVDRLIDAAAHSPSAGGAEPWQLVVVDDRGTLDRIGRSHSSVEMAGTAPLGIAVCGVPERERVSGFWVQDCAALTQNLLLAAHALGLGAVWTGIYPIRNRVLRFRQLLELPADVVPVSFVLVGYPARRLEPKEVSLEGRVHRNRWGQPLPTPVPEESSRARSTASHG, from the coding sequence ATGGACGCCTTGCAGACAATCATCGAACGGCGGAGCGCGCGCTCCTTCCTGGACAAGCCGATCCCGATAGAGCTCGTCGATCGGCTGATCGACGCGGCCGCCCACTCCCCGTCCGCGGGCGGCGCGGAGCCGTGGCAGCTCGTCGTCGTGGACGACCGCGGGACGCTGGACCGGATCGGCCGCTCCCACTCGAGCGTCGAGATGGCGGGGACGGCGCCGCTCGGCATCGCGGTGTGCGGCGTTCCGGAGCGAGAGCGGGTGTCCGGGTTCTGGGTCCAGGACTGCGCCGCGCTCACGCAGAACCTGCTGCTGGCCGCGCACGCGCTCGGGCTCGGCGCCGTCTGGACCGGGATCTACCCGATCCGCAACCGCGTGCTCCGCTTCAGGCAGCTGCTCGAGCTGCCCGCTGATGTCGTGCCGGTCTCGTTCGTGCTCGTCGGCTACCCGGCGCGACGCCTCGAGCCCAAGGAGGTCTCGCTCGAGGGCCGCGTGCACCGCAACCGGTGGGGGCAGCCGCTGCCGACTCCGGTCCCCGAGGAGTCGTCCCGGGCGCGGTCCACCGCCTCACACGGCTGA
- a CDS encoding outer membrane beta-barrel protein yields MTSGERIRAALVAAAFAVVALVPEHAGASEWQGLFGVEVGGGYSIASPSKAAVPSSLNGGALRARLTYGLTDAFGLAITGQLAWFEHRRPVSALEYEDETGALVSALGYGDEIARTRLQDLGGSIIYAVDVLRVVPFLAAGIASMRAVEECAGEERVEHDVVLRFEIGADFLALDWFRIGASAVFDMFLTQRADFTAQTTILIRAAVVFDLVGEEPEEERR; encoded by the coding sequence ATGACCTCCGGAGAGAGGATCCGCGCGGCGCTCGTCGCGGCCGCCTTTGCCGTCGTGGCGCTCGTCCCCGAGCACGCCGGCGCGTCCGAGTGGCAGGGGCTCTTCGGCGTCGAGGTCGGCGGCGGCTACTCGATCGCGTCACCCAGCAAAGCCGCGGTGCCGAGCTCGCTGAACGGCGGAGCGCTCCGGGCGCGGCTCACCTACGGCCTCACCGACGCGTTCGGCCTGGCGATCACGGGCCAGCTCGCCTGGTTCGAGCACCGCAGGCCGGTCTCCGCGCTCGAGTACGAGGACGAGACCGGCGCGCTCGTCTCCGCGCTCGGCTACGGCGACGAGATCGCGCGGACGCGGCTCCAGGATCTCGGCGGGTCGATCATCTACGCGGTGGACGTGCTGCGCGTCGTGCCGTTCCTGGCCGCCGGGATCGCGTCGATGCGCGCCGTGGAGGAGTGCGCGGGCGAGGAGCGCGTGGAGCACGACGTCGTGCTGCGGTTCGAGATCGGCGCCGACTTCCTGGCGCTCGACTGGTTCAGGATCGGGGCGTCGGCGGTGTTCGACATGTTCCTCACGCAGCGCGCGGACTTCACGGCGCAGACGACGATCCTGATCCGCGCGGCGGTGGTCTTCGACTTGGTCGGGGAAGAACCCGAGGAGGAGCGGCGATGA